DNA sequence from the Sandaracinaceae bacterium genome:
ATGGCCGAGCACGCGGGGCGCTACCGGCGCGTGGCCGAGGCCTTCACGCAGGCCGGCTGGGTGGTGTACGCGCACGACCACCGCGGGCACGGGCGCACCATCCCGGAGAACGGGCGCCCCGGGCACATGGCGGACGATGCCTCGTGGACGCGCGCCGTGGGCGACCTCTACGCCATCAACCGCATGGCCAGCGCCGCGCACCCCGGGCTGCCCATCGTGCTGATGGGCCACTCCATGGGCTCGTTCATGGCGCAGCAGCTGGTGCTGGACCACCCCGAGGCCGTCTCCGCGCTGGTGCTGTCGGGGAGCAACGGCAAGCCACCACCCATCGCCACGCTGGGGCGCCTGTTCACGCGCCTCGAGCGCCTGCGCGTGGGCTACCGCGACGTGAGCCCCATCCTCTCCAAGCTCAGCTTCGAGGACTTCAACAAGGCCTTCGCGCCCAACCGCACCGACGCGGACTGGCTCTCGCGCGACCCGGACGAGGTGGACAAGTACGTGGACGACCCGCTGTGCGGCTTCCCCGTCAGCGTGCAGACCTGGCTGGACATGCTGGACGCGCTGCCGGCGCTGACCGAGCCCAGCCGGCTGGCGCGGCTGCCGAAGGACTTGCCCATCTACCTCTTCTCGGGCAGCGAAGACCCTGTGGGTGACCGCGGGGCCGGCGTGCGGCGCCTGCATGGCTCGTATCGGGCGGCGGGCATGCGCGACACGCGCTGCACCATCTACCCCGGCGCGCGGCACGAGACGCTGAACGAGACCAACCGCGAGCAGGTCATCGGCGACCTCCTCGAGTGGTGCGAGCAGGCGCTCCAGACGGTCACGCACGCCGCCGCGTAGCGTGGCCGCGGGTTCACAGCTTCCCCGCTGACCGGCCGGAATTTCCGGCGTGTCGGGCTTGGTATCGCGTTTGCACTCGGTCGTGCGCCGTGGACGTCGTGGGTGGCGCGGCGGTCCGAGCGTAGGAGTGTGCCGATGTCTGTTGCGAGGTCTCGTTGGTTGTCGCGCGTGGTCGCGTCGTCGTTGGTGGTGGCGTGCGCGCCCTTGCTGCTGGGGGCCGAGGGGGACTGCGGGCCCGCGTTCGCGCGTGACCCGGCGCCCGACATGTCCGGCGCGTGGAACATCGCGTACGACGACAGCTTCACCGTGAAGGTCACCATCGGCGCAGGCGCTGCGCGCCGCGAGTACATGCGCACGGTCTCGGCCACGGGCGGGACGTTCCAGGTGCCGCTCACGCCCGACGGCAGCGACATGCTCACCTTCGACCTCGACTGCACGCGGCCCGAGGTGGTGTGCCCGAGCGAGGTGTGGCCCAGCCGGCCCAGCATCCGGCAGAACCACCCCGAGTACACGCACCGCATCTTCCTGCAGATCCCGCAGCAGACGTGCAGCGGCAACATGGTCTCCCTGTCGGCCGACGAGTGCGGCGGAGGAGCACGCTCAACCCGGACTGCGACATGGGTGCCATGCGACTCGGACGTCACCGTGGTGCGCGAGGCCTCGGACCATCCGCGACGACGAAGCGGGCTTCGACATCCTGCTGGGCGGCGGCGTGGCGACCAGGCATCAACTGCGCCATGCTGGCTTGTCCGTGGCGTCGGGCGAGCTGGTGACCACCACCGGCAGCGCGGCGCGCGAGAACTGGCGCGCCACGGGCATCACCGACGGCACGGTCACCTTCACGGGCTACGCAGGCGGGCGGCTGCCTGTGGGCCGTTCGTGGGCACACGGCCGAGCCGGACGTGCGCGCGCGCCTGCTAACAGTGTTGGGGGCCGCCATCGAGTTCACTACATCGGCTACACCGGCACGCGCTGGCGCTTCTTCGGTTCCGGCGCCGCTTTCGCTGTGGGGCGCGGCTGCTGAGTCATCATCAGGTTCGTGCCCTACGCCGCCGCCACCGAAAGCCGGACATCACGCGAAGCGCTGTCCACCTCGGCGGCTGGGAGGAGCGGCCGAAGGGGACGCATCTGCAAGACCTTCCGCTTCGCCCTCGTTCGTGGAGGCCTTCAGCTTCACGGCAGAGCAGCGGTGGCCATCGTGGCCGAAGCTCGACCACCACCCAGTGGCGCAACGTGTGGGCCACCGCGGAGGTGGAGCTGACCACGCACGACTGCTCGGGGGCTCCAGCCGCGAGGACTTCCGCCTGCTGGCGGCGCGGATGAACGAGCTGGCTGCGGGCCGCGCGCGGGGGTGAGAACGATCCGTGAATACGAAACCAGGGCACCCGACTGAAGAGGGGCTGTCTCAGAACGGCGAGTCGTCCTGGCGGGATGGGGGCACCCGGACGGAAAGTCCGGGGCAGCAATCGGATGGTGATCGCGCATCGAAGTCCGCCGCCCTGTGGAGCGCGGACTGCGTCTCGTGAGGTGCGGCCGGGTGGTTGGCGGACGATGGCGTCTCGCGGAACGGTCCAGGCGGCGCCGCGCGAGAGGTCGGCCGCGCTCGGAGGCGCACTTCGCTGCGCAGCAACCCAGTGGTGGCGGGACCGCCCCAGCTTGGTGGTCATAGCGGTGCGCGAGTCAGTCCACGCTCCGGCGGAGTGGCGCATCGCTGACGGAAGCCCAGCGCTCGGCGGGGTGGGAAGCGTCGTGGTGTTCGCGTTGACGCTGAACGTAGGCAACGACGGGCCCGAGGTCGGCGGGACCGAGGACTCTGGCCAGCAGCCATTTTGCCAAGCAAAGGGATGCCTGCGGGAAACGTCGCCGTTCAGCTCGTACGCAGAGGCGCCTTTGAGTCGCTGCACCAGGTCGCCGAGCGCCACGCTGCTGGCGAGCCGAACGACGACGTGGACGTGGTCCGGTCCGCATCCAACAGCGAGCATGGGACACCGAAGCTCGCGTGCCTTGCGACCAAGATCGTGAAGAGGCGCTCGTCGAGCGACGCGATGGCGGAAGCGCAACAGGCGGCGGCGTGAGGGTGGCCCAGACCCACGTGAACGAGGACAAG
Encoded proteins:
- a CDS encoding lysophospholipase, encoding MNEQHLSYEAPDALRVHVYKWSPDSDKPKAVLQIAHGMAEHAGRYRRVAEAFTQAGWVVYAHDHRGHGRTIPENGRPGHMADDASWTRAVGDLYAINRMASAAHPGLPIVLMGHSMGSFMAQQLVLDHPEAVSALVLSGSNGKPPPIATLGRLFTRLERLRVGYRDVSPILSKLSFEDFNKAFAPNRTDADWLSRDPDEVDKYVDDPLCGFPVSVQTWLDMLDALPALTEPSRLARLPKDLPIYLFSGSEDPVGDRGAGVRRLHGSYRAAGMRDTRCTIYPGARHETLNETNREQVIGDLLEWCEQALQTVTHAAA
- a CDS encoding transposase, with protein sequence MRFRHRVARRAPLHDLGRKARELRCPMLAVGCGPDHVHVVVRLASSVALGDLVQRLKGASAYELNGDVSRRHPFAWQNGCWPESSVPPTSGPSLPTFSVNANTTTLPTPPSAGLPSAMRHSAGAWTDSRTAMTTKLGRSRHHWVAAQRSAPPSAADLSRGAAWTVPRDAIVRQPPGRTSRDAVRAPQGGGLRCAITIRLLPRTFRPGAPIPPGRLAVLRQPLFSRVPWFRIHGSFSPPRAARSQLVHPRRQQAEVLAAGAPEQSCVVSSTSAVAHTLRHWVVVELRPRWPPLLCREAEGLHERGRSGRSCRCVPFGRSSQPPRWTALRVMSGFRWRRRRART